A window of Halostagnicola kamekurae contains these coding sequences:
- a CDS encoding type II toxin-antitoxin system VapC family toxin, with the protein MYAEEDVNVAAVTKDTDRSEVAVRLLNDFDDNYTSVLNLMELRTVLAKKKTIERDPVEQIEQRIKSRTIVTFPDASDMVEANQLQDETLLYPMDALILAAANSVNATLVSFDSELREHGAKRPQDLI; encoded by the coding sequence ATTTACGCGGAGGAGGATGTCAATGTCGCCGCTGTTACCAAGGACACTGACCGATCTGAGGTAGCCGTTCGTCTTCTCAACGATTTTGATGACAACTACACATCTGTCTTAAATCTCATGGAGCTACGGACTGTTCTTGCGAAGAAGAAGACCATCGAACGAGATCCAGTTGAACAGATCGAGCAGCGCATCAAATCCCGAACGATCGTCACATTCCCGGATGCCTCGGATATGGTCGAAGCAAATCAACTCCAAGACGAAACGCTTCTTTATCCGATGGATGCTCTCATTCTTGCCGCAGCCAATTCTGTCAACGCAACTCTCGTCTCGTTTGACAGTGAATTACGAGAACACGGTGCGAAGCGACCGCAAGATCTCATTTAA
- a CDS encoding GNAT family N-acetyltransferase has protein sequence MSEPNVQRATAAVAEQLAEVYQSAYQENRRLGLPNNEAESVSKKRIAGLIRKSTVYVAKKGDDVIGGVCLENTDSDRVKLRRLAVHEDWKGEGVGRQLLDYAEEQAQYHGYATIWLITPKAHPYLPEMYRQRGYEDVETVSQENYDFEFLVMEKRMS, from the coding sequence ATGAGTGAACCAAACGTTCAACGAGCGACAGCGGCTGTTGCCGAGCAACTTGCGGAAGTCTACCAAAGTGCGTATCAGGAAAACCGTCGGCTAGGACTCCCCAACAACGAAGCAGAGTCTGTATCAAAGAAGAGGATAGCTGGTTTGATCCGGAAAAGTACGGTCTACGTTGCTAAAAAAGGCGACGATGTGATTGGCGGTGTCTGTCTTGAAAACACAGATTCAGACCGTGTGAAACTCAGGCGACTTGCCGTACACGAAGATTGGAAAGGGGAGGGTGTCGGAAGACAATTATTGGACTACGCAGAGGAACAGGCTCAGTACCATGGGTACGCTACGATTTGGTTGATCACTCCGAAAGCGCACCCATATCTCCCGGAGATGTATCGCCAACGTGGGTATGAGGATGTCGAAACAGTCTCGCAGGAAAACTATGACTTTGAGTTTCTTGTGATGGAAAAGAGGATGTCATAG
- a CDS encoding pilin, with the protein MSNKPSDSPSDCPANHPDESPSVLTRTRQQFIRVSPQLLSIAVWLVFILVVTGSATAQSDVGDVYCGTGVETGITIVFGAIAGLGLPATGFYVCRAGLSYMRAGGNPEKKNNAKERLVMSGLGFGIIVLALISPELIDNIGSQMGFDFSSCVRPF; encoded by the coding sequence ATGAGTAACAAACCCTCCGACAGTCCGTCTGATTGCCCTGCTAACCACCCCGATGAGTCACCGTCAGTACTGACTCGTACTCGACAGCAGTTCATTCGCGTCTCGCCACAGCTACTTTCGATTGCTGTCTGGCTGGTCTTTATACTGGTCGTCACTGGCTCGGCGACAGCCCAGTCAGATGTCGGCGACGTCTATTGTGGGACTGGCGTTGAAACGGGGATCACTATCGTTTTCGGTGCGATTGCTGGTCTTGGGCTCCCCGCGACAGGCTTCTATGTCTGTCGAGCAGGCCTCTCGTACATGCGTGCGGGTGGCAACCCTGAGAAAAAGAACAACGCCAAAGAGCGGCTGGTGATGTCGGGGCTCGGGTTCGGGATTATCGTCCTCGCACTCATCTCTCCCGAACTCATCGACAACATTGGGAGTCAGATGGGATTCGACTTCTCCAGTTGTGTGCGGCCCTTCTGA